A DNA window from Anastrepha ludens isolate Willacy chromosome 6, idAnaLude1.1, whole genome shotgun sequence contains the following coding sequences:
- the LOC128866368 gene encoding 23 kDa integral membrane protein-like yields MDCGGVLVKYVLFIFNILFVVCGILLIVFGSILVSHIQQVGSVAQTMEANSIPIAILVLGSVIFIISFLGCCGAIRENTCCTMTYSVFMLVLFLAQIALIVLVWTQRIKLLNYMNQVVSTIWNQHKTDPKVMDALQLTFNCCGLNGSTDYTFNLESIPNSCCGSSAVSCGVLDALKKPGCSAAFTNFWDKSIDIVRYAGLGVAAIELVAFIFACCLANQVRNTRRRANY; encoded by the exons gTATGTGGCATATTGCTAATTGTCTTCGGTTCCATATTAGTATCGCACATCCAGCAAGTGGGTAGCGTGGCGCAAACAATGGAGGCCAACAGCATTCCCATTGCCATACTTGTTTTGGGAAGTGTGATATTTATTATCTCATTCTTAGGCTGTTGTGGAGCAATACGCGAAAATACATGTTGCACAATGACG TATTCCGTCTTCATGCTCGTACTTTTCCTGGCGCAAATAGCTTTAATAGTGCTGGTCTGGACACAACGTATTAAGCTCCTCAATTATATGAATCAAGTTGTGTCTACGATTTGGAATCAACACAAAACTGATCCGAAAGTAATGGACGCTCTACAATTAACC TTTAATTGCTGTGGCTtaaatggctcaaccgattacACTTTCAATTTGGAGTCGATTCCGAATTCGTGCTGTGGTTCGAGTGCTGTATCTTGCGGTGTTTTAGATGCGCTGAAGAAGCCTGGTTGCAGTGCAGCATTCACTAACTTCTGGGATAAAAGCATTGATATAGTGCGTTATGCTGGACTCGGCGTTGCTGCTATTGAG tTGGTTGCTTTCATCTTCGCTTGTTGCTTAGCCAACCAAGTACGCAACACAAGAAGGAGAGCGAACTACTAA